One Dysosmobacter welbionis DNA segment encodes these proteins:
- a CDS encoding KOW domain-containing RNA-binding protein: MEIAASNIVRSVAGRDQGKLFIVLAVEGEYLLLADGKSRKVESPKRKKRRHVLFVAADENRLSEKIRGEARITNSELRKTLAAYREEVYPDQEG, translated from the coding sequence ATGGAAATTGCAGCATCCAACATCGTAAGATCCGTTGCCGGCCGGGACCAGGGAAAGCTCTTCATCGTTCTCGCGGTGGAGGGGGAGTACCTGCTGCTGGCGGACGGGAAATCCAGGAAGGTGGAGTCGCCCAAACGCAAAAAGCGCAGACACGTGCTGTTTGTAGCGGCGGACGAGAACCGGCTTTCTGAAAAGATCAGAGGCGAAGCCAGGATCACCAACAGCGAGCTTCGCAAAACCCTTGCGGCTTACCGCGAGGAGGTTTATCCGGACCAGGAGGGATAA
- the rpsD gene encoding 30S ribosomal protein S4, with the protein MAKNMQPIAKRCKALGISPAVMGYAKKETNRNPGGQMRKKKSEYGIQLNEKQKVKFIYGILEKQFHAYYEAAAKTPGKTGDNLLIAVERRLDNVVYRMGFAMTRRQARQLVSHAHFTVNGRKVDIPSYQVKAGDVIEVAESSRSSEIFKRLLGQDAPVFLIPAWMEREKNALKGTVTRLPAREDIDVPVEEHLIVELYSK; encoded by the coding sequence ATGGCTAAGAATATGCAGCCGATCGCGAAGCGCTGCAAGGCTCTGGGCATTTCTCCTGCCGTGATGGGCTATGCGAAGAAGGAGACCAATCGCAACCCCGGCGGCCAGATGAGAAAGAAGAAGAGCGAATATGGCATCCAGCTGAATGAGAAGCAGAAGGTCAAGTTCATCTATGGCATTCTGGAGAAGCAGTTCCACGCCTATTACGAGGCGGCCGCCAAGACCCCCGGCAAGACCGGCGACAACCTGCTGATCGCTGTGGAGCGCCGTCTGGACAACGTGGTATACCGCATGGGCTTCGCCATGACCCGCCGTCAGGCCCGTCAGCTGGTGAGCCACGCCCACTTCACCGTCAACGGCCGGAAGGTCGACATTCCGTCCTATCAGGTCAAGGCCGGCGATGTGATCGAGGTTGCCGAGTCCAGCCGCTCCTCTGAGATCTTCAAGCGCCTGCTGGGCCAGGATGCCCCCGTGTTCCTGATCCCCGCCTGGATGGAGCGTGAGAAGAACGCCCTGAAGGGCACCGTGACCCGTCTGCCCGCCCGGGAGGACATCGACGTTCCCGTCGAGGAGCACCTCATCGTTGAGTTGTACTCCAAGTAA
- the rplQ gene encoding 50S ribosomal protein L17 encodes MPGTRKLGKPTDQRMAMLRQQVTDFLDNGKMETTLARAKEIKPLAEKMITLGKKSDLAAYRQAMSFITREDVCKKLFKEIAPSYAERNGGYTRVIRTGVRRGDAAETAIIELVK; translated from the coding sequence ATGCCCGGAACTCGGAAACTTGGCAAGCCCACTGACCAGCGCATGGCGATGCTGCGTCAGCAGGTGACGGATTTCCTGGACAACGGCAAGATGGAGACCACTCTTGCCCGCGCCAAGGAGATCAAGCCTCTGGCTGAGAAGATGATTACCCTCGGCAAGAAGAGCGACCTGGCCGCTTATCGGCAGGCTATGAGCTTCATCACCCGCGAGGATGTCTGCAAGAAGCTGTTCAAGGAGATCGCTCCCAGCTATGCAGAGCGCAACGGCGGCTACACCCGCGTGATCCGCACCGGCGTGCGCCGCGGAGATGCCGCGGAGACCGCCATCATCGAGCTGGTGAAGTAA
- a CDS encoding FG-GAP repeat domain-containing protein, with translation MRQRIQRMLTAAVGLLLLLSASGCGFSFSPTDLYSLPQLPEEYTELNSSLNQLLESGAEYAAPVSGSNIQPVQLEDLDGDGEEEALAFFRNSADEKPLKIYIFTAGKQGYEQAAVIEGTGTSIYSIAYEDLDQDGRKELLVGWRVNTDLLALSVYTLRSGEPEELVQGTSYVKYAVNDLNQDGLWELVVLRADEEGNGIADYYCWQEEEFQLRTSARITSTMAELSQQGRVKSGVLQDGTPALFVTGVEESAWMVTDILTVKNGELVNILLSDVTGVSSEIAPFSSLYPEDINGDGITEVPHPEPIPAWGNVGEDPCRRIDWYTYTSDGTKAAVVSTYHSVEDGWYLRLPDVWKDQILITRTAGTEEVTVTFSYRGDSGEPPQDVLRITKLTGSGREARATRGGRVILRRLPEIIYTAELLDANGSWEYGLTEDEVREAFSLITTEWSAGDS, from the coding sequence ATGAGACAGCGAATACAGCGGATGCTGACGGCAGCGGTCGGCCTGCTTCTGCTTCTGTCCGCCAGCGGCTGCGGATTTTCCTTTTCCCCCACGGACCTGTACAGCCTGCCGCAGCTGCCGGAGGAGTACACGGAGCTGAACAGCTCACTCAACCAGCTGCTGGAGAGCGGGGCGGAGTACGCGGCCCCCGTCTCCGGCAGCAACATCCAGCCCGTGCAGCTGGAGGATCTGGACGGAGACGGCGAGGAGGAGGCGCTGGCCTTCTTCCGCAACTCTGCGGATGAGAAGCCCCTGAAGATCTATATCTTTACCGCCGGAAAGCAGGGATATGAGCAGGCTGCCGTCATTGAGGGCACCGGCACCAGCATTTACAGCATTGCCTACGAGGATCTGGACCAGGACGGCCGGAAGGAGCTGCTGGTGGGCTGGCGGGTCAATACGGACCTCCTGGCCCTCTCCGTCTACACCCTGCGGTCCGGGGAGCCGGAGGAGCTGGTGCAGGGCACCAGCTATGTGAAATATGCGGTCAACGATCTGAATCAGGATGGCCTGTGGGAGCTGGTGGTGCTCCGGGCCGATGAGGAGGGCAACGGCATTGCGGATTACTACTGCTGGCAGGAGGAAGAGTTCCAGCTGCGAACCTCCGCACGGATCACCAGCACCATGGCGGAGCTGAGCCAGCAGGGGCGTGTGAAGAGCGGTGTCCTACAGGACGGTACGCCGGCCCTGTTCGTCACGGGGGTGGAGGAGTCGGCCTGGATGGTCACTGACATCCTGACCGTGAAAAATGGAGAACTGGTGAACATCCTGCTGTCCGACGTGACGGGGGTGTCTTCGGAGATCGCGCCCTTCAGTTCCCTGTACCCGGAGGATATCAACGGCGACGGTATCACAGAGGTCCCCCATCCCGAGCCGATCCCGGCCTGGGGAAACGTGGGTGAGGACCCCTGCCGGCGGATCGACTGGTATACCTATACCAGCGACGGCACCAAAGCGGCTGTGGTGAGCACCTACCACAGTGTGGAGGACGGCTGGTACCTGCGCCTGCCGGACGTGTGGAAGGATCAGATCCTCATTACCCGCACGGCCGGGACGGAGGAGGTCACGGTCACATTCTCTTACCGGGGAGACAGCGGGGAGCCACCACAGGATGTCCTGCGGATCACCAAGCTCACAGGCTCCGGCCGCGAGGCCAGAGCTACCCGGGGCGGCCGGGTCATCCTGCGCCGTCTGCCGGAGATCATCTACACGGCCGAGCTTCTGGACGCAAATGGGAGCTGGG
- the secY gene encoding preprotein translocase subunit SecY, which yields MIQTIRKAWGIPELRKKIIFTLLILLIFRIGNAITVPYVDVGLLETYLDQMGGTILGLYNVMSGGAFAQATVFALSIQPYINASIIIQLLTVAIPALERLAKDGGEEGRKKIQSITRYTTVGIAILQAVGYYFMMRNYNLLASDATGIWPALVIVVSFIAGSSFVMWMGEQVTEFGIGNGISIILFAGILSRIPTSVSSLYSGVVSWANGGAAADGALHPALVVLLLVGVLALVVFVVFISDAERRIPVQYAKRQVGRKMYGGQSSHLPMKVNMSGVLPIIFAQSIASLPVTIWTFIGIPEEETVSRAIYDAIDTQSFIYMIVYFIMIIGFSYFYSTIQFNPVEIANNLKKQGGFIPGFRPGKPTVDFIKKVLSKITLFGAIYLGIVAICPLLLGKAVGNAYLAIGGTSVIIVVGVALETVKALEAQMLMRQYKGFLE from the coding sequence GTGATCCAAACCATTCGCAAAGCGTGGGGCATCCCCGAACTGCGGAAGAAGATCATTTTTACACTCCTCATCCTGTTGATCTTCCGGATCGGCAACGCCATCACGGTGCCTTACGTGGATGTCGGCCTGCTGGAGACCTATCTGGATCAGATGGGCGGCACCATTCTGGGCCTGTACAACGTGATGTCCGGCGGCGCCTTTGCCCAGGCAACGGTCTTCGCCCTGAGCATCCAGCCCTATATCAACGCATCCATCATCATCCAGCTGCTGACTGTGGCCATCCCGGCCCTGGAGCGGCTGGCCAAGGATGGCGGTGAAGAGGGACGGAAGAAGATCCAGTCCATCACCCGCTATACCACTGTCGGCATCGCCATCCTGCAGGCGGTCGGCTACTATTTCATGATGCGCAACTACAACCTGCTGGCATCTGATGCCACCGGCATCTGGCCCGCACTGGTCATCGTCGTGTCCTTCATCGCCGGCTCCTCCTTCGTCATGTGGATGGGCGAGCAGGTGACGGAGTTCGGCATCGGCAACGGCATTTCCATCATTCTGTTCGCCGGCATCCTGTCCCGGATCCCCACCTCTGTCAGCTCTCTGTACAGCGGCGTGGTGAGCTGGGCCAACGGCGGCGCTGCCGCGGACGGTGCGCTGCACCCGGCTCTGGTGGTGTTGCTGCTGGTGGGCGTCCTGGCGCTGGTTGTGTTCGTCGTGTTCATCAGCGACGCAGAGCGCCGCATTCCCGTCCAGTATGCCAAGCGGCAGGTGGGCCGGAAGATGTACGGCGGCCAGAGCTCTCACCTCCCCATGAAGGTGAATATGTCCGGCGTTCTGCCCATCATCTTCGCCCAGAGCATCGCGTCTCTGCCCGTGACGATCTGGACCTTCATCGGTATTCCCGAGGAGGAGACGGTTTCCCGGGCAATCTACGACGCCATCGATACCCAGTCCTTCATCTATATGATCGTGTATTTCATCATGATCATCGGTTTCAGCTATTTCTACTCCACCATCCAGTTCAATCCGGTGGAGATCGCCAACAACCTGAAGAAGCAGGGCGGCTTTATCCCGGGATTCCGTCCCGGCAAGCCCACTGTGGACTTCATCAAGAAAGTCCTGAGCAAGATCACCCTGTTCGGCGCCATTTATCTGGGCATCGTGGCGATCTGCCCGCTGCTGCTGGGTAAGGCTGTCGGCAACGCTTATCTGGCGATCGGCGGCACCTCCGTCATCATCGTGGTCGGCGTGGCTCTGGAGACTGTCAAGGCGCTGGAGGCCCAGATGCTGATGCGTCAGTACAAGGGCTTCCTGGAATAA
- the sigK gene encoding RNA polymerase sporulation sigma factor SigK, whose protein sequence is MLSAALLLFANTLLFSLRLSGGGSFPKPLSAAEEREYLRRYAQGDQEARDVLIERNLRLVAHIIKKYYTQSADQEDLISIGTIGLIKGISSFDPEKGARLATYAARCIENEILMYFRSQKKLQGEVSLSDSIETDKEGNALQLMDVVGVDDTMLDDIHDRDSALRLHQIIRERLTTREAEIIRLRYGLGGTIPLTQREIAASFGISRSYVSRIEKRALEKLRQELQDGPAPQLVRRRPHSSGT, encoded by the coding sequence ATGTTGTCTGCCGCACTGCTGCTCTTCGCCAACACGCTGCTCTTCTCACTCCGCCTGTCCGGCGGCGGGTCGTTTCCAAAGCCGCTGTCCGCCGCAGAGGAGCGGGAATATCTCCGCCGCTACGCCCAGGGAGATCAGGAGGCCCGGGATGTACTCATCGAGCGGAACCTGCGCCTGGTGGCCCACATCATCAAGAAATACTATACCCAGAGCGCCGATCAGGAGGACCTGATCTCCATCGGCACCATCGGCCTCATCAAGGGCATCTCCAGCTTCGACCCGGAGAAGGGCGCCCGCCTGGCCACCTACGCCGCCCGCTGCATTGAAAACGAAATTCTCATGTACTTCCGCAGCCAGAAAAAGCTCCAGGGAGAAGTCTCTCTGTCGGATTCCATTGAGACAGACAAGGAGGGCAATGCCCTCCAGCTGATGGATGTGGTGGGCGTGGATGACACCATGCTGGACGATATCCACGACCGGGACAGCGCGCTCCGGCTCCACCAGATCATCCGGGAGCGTCTGACCACCCGGGAGGCGGAGATCATTCGCCTGCGGTACGGGCTGGGCGGCACCATCCCCCTGACCCAGAGGGAAATTGCCGCCTCCTTCGGGATTTCCCGGTCCTATGTATCCCGCATCGAAAAGCGGGCGCTGGAAAAGCTGCGCCAGGAGCTGCAGGACGGCCCTGCGCCCCAGCTGGTCCGGCGGAGGCCCCATTCCTCCGGGACGTGA
- the rpsK gene encoding 30S ribosomal protein S11: MATAKASAGKKVIRRRRERKNIERGQVHIRSSFNNTMVTVTDTQGNAISWASSGGLGFRGSKKSTPFAAQTAAETAARAAMEHGLKTVEVFVKGPGQGREAAIRALQAVGLEVTMIKDVTPIPHNGCRPPKRRRV, from the coding sequence ATGGCAACTGCAAAGGCATCCGCCGGCAAGAAGGTCATTCGCCGCCGGCGTGAACGGAAGAACATTGAGCGGGGCCAGGTCCATATCCGCTCTTCGTTCAACAACACCATGGTAACTGTTACCGATACACAGGGCAACGCGATCTCCTGGGCTTCCTCCGGCGGCCTCGGTTTCCGCGGCAGCAAGAAGTCCACCCCCTTCGCGGCACAGACCGCGGCTGAGACGGCCGCCCGCGCCGCTATGGAGCATGGCCTGAAGACCGTCGAGGTCTTCGTCAAGGGCCCCGGCCAGGGCCGTGAGGCCGCGATCCGGGCGCTGCAGGCCGTGGGCCTGGAAGTGACCATGATCAAGGACGTCACGCCCATCCCCCACAATGGCTGCCGCCCCCCCAAGCGCCGCCGTGTCTGA
- a CDS encoding GIY-YIG nuclease family protein, which produces MGYLVYILRCGDGTLYTGCTNDLPRRLQAHQSGRGAKYTRSRLPVELVYQEAVPDRSAALRREAAIKRLDRRRKLALIAAFRPGTAEK; this is translated from the coding sequence ATGGGCTATCTGGTCTACATCCTGCGCTGCGGGGACGGCACACTGTACACAGGCTGCACCAACGACCTGCCCCGCCGCCTCCAGGCCCACCAAAGCGGGCGGGGCGCCAAGTACACCCGCAGCCGCCTGCCGGTGGAGCTGGTCTACCAGGAGGCGGTGCCGGACCGGTCTGCGGCCCTGCGGCGGGAGGCCGCCATCAAACGGCTGGATCGCAGGCGGAAGCTGGCCCTGATCGCGGCCTTCCGACCGGGGACGGCGGAAAAATGA
- the map gene encoding type I methionyl aminopeptidase: protein MITLKSPHEIELMRRAGKITAAARAYAGELVKPGVTTHEIDRAVEHFIRKQGAVPSFLHYNGYPASACISVNDEIIHGIPGPRVLQEGDIVSVDVGAYIGGFHGDCAATFPCGRISPEAQDLIDVTRQSFFEGIRFAKEGYRLFDISAAIQQYVESHDYSIVREYVGHGVGAQMHESPEIPNYGHPGRGPRLLRGMTLAIEPMVNAGSAAIQQMSDGWTVKTLDGKWAAHYENSILITDGEPEILTAPAI, encoded by the coding sequence ATGATTACACTCAAATCCCCCCATGAGATCGAATTGATGCGCCGGGCCGGAAAAATTACCGCGGCTGCCCGTGCTTATGCAGGGGAATTGGTAAAGCCCGGCGTCACAACCCATGAGATCGACCGTGCAGTGGAGCATTTCATTCGCAAGCAAGGCGCAGTCCCCTCCTTCCTGCATTACAACGGCTATCCGGCCAGCGCCTGCATCAGCGTCAACGACGAGATCATCCACGGAATTCCCGGACCCCGGGTCCTCCAGGAGGGCGATATCGTCAGTGTGGATGTGGGAGCGTACATTGGAGGGTTTCACGGCGACTGTGCGGCCACCTTCCCCTGCGGCAGGATCTCCCCGGAGGCGCAGGATCTGATCGACGTGACCAGACAGAGCTTTTTTGAGGGAATCAGGTTTGCCAAGGAGGGCTACCGGCTGTTCGATATCTCGGCAGCCATCCAGCAGTACGTGGAGAGTCACGACTACTCCATCGTCCGGGAATACGTCGGCCACGGTGTCGGCGCCCAGATGCACGAGTCGCCGGAGATCCCCAATTACGGCCATCCCGGCCGGGGGCCCAGGCTCCTCCGCGGCATGACGCTTGCAATCGAACCCATGGTGAACGCCGGCTCGGCGGCCATCCAGCAGATGAGCGACGGCTGGACCGTCAAGACGCTGGACGGCAAATGGGCGGCCCACTATGAAAATTCCATTCTGATCACGGACGGCGAGCCTGAGATCCTGACGGCCCCCGCCATCTGA
- a CDS encoding polysaccharide deacetylase family protein has protein sequence MWRGRLFFLCLALALLSGCAPGGPVAEAGADAQLPADKLIAITFDDGPRRNTTERLLDGLQERGASATFFLIGKQIEGNEDLVRRMQAEGHQVGSHTWNHVRLQGISRETLQREVGRTEETLEALLGGGPYWLRPPYGAVDAADRELLQVPMIKWSIDPRDWEKLNTAQVKAAVLENAAPNQIILLHDIYDTSVDAALEIVDTLQGEGYRFVTVQELLEANGIQPEAGVLYCSGDI, from the coding sequence ATGTGGAGAGGTCGCCTGTTTTTTCTGTGCCTTGCCCTGGCACTGCTGTCCGGCTGCGCGCCGGGCGGCCCTGTGGCGGAGGCTGGGGCAGATGCCCAGCTCCCGGCGGACAAGCTGATCGCCATTACATTTGACGACGGCCCACGCCGGAACACTACCGAGCGGCTACTGGACGGCCTGCAGGAGCGGGGGGCAAGCGCCACCTTTTTCCTGATTGGCAAGCAGATCGAAGGCAATGAGGACCTGGTCCGGCGGATGCAGGCAGAGGGCCATCAGGTGGGCAGCCACACCTGGAACCATGTACGGCTTCAGGGGATCTCCCGGGAGACGCTGCAGCGGGAGGTAGGCCGTACAGAGGAGACGCTGGAAGCGTTGCTGGGAGGGGGGCCATATTGGCTCCGCCCGCCATACGGGGCCGTGGATGCGGCGGACCGGGAGCTGCTGCAGGTGCCCATGATAAAGTGGTCCATCGATCCCAGGGACTGGGAAAAGCTCAATACAGCCCAGGTGAAGGCGGCGGTCCTGGAAAATGCGGCCCCCAATCAGATCATCCTGCTCCATGATATCTACGATACCTCTGTGGACGCGGCACTGGAGATTGTAGATACGCTTCAAGGGGAAGGCTACCGCTTCGTGACGGTGCAGGAACTGCTGGAAGCCAACGGTATCCAACCGGAGGCCGGTGTGCTGTACTGCTCCGGCGACATATAA
- a CDS encoding adenylate kinase, which translates to MKLILLGAPGAGKGTQAEILCRELSIPTISTGNILRAAIKNGTPTGLKAKSYMDAGQLVPDDVIIGIVTERLAEDDCKNGYILDGVPRTIAQAAALEKAGITFDDVISIEISDETIMERMSGRRVCESCGASYHMVAVPPKQEGVCDKCGGKLVQRKDDAPETVKARLEVYHKETEPLKDFYAQRGLLKPVENQPSVEETSRAILHALGR; encoded by the coding sequence TTGAAGCTGATCCTGTTGGGCGCCCCCGGCGCCGGTAAGGGAACACAGGCGGAAATCCTGTGCAGAGAACTGAGTATTCCCACCATTTCCACAGGCAACATCCTCCGGGCGGCCATCAAAAACGGCACGCCCACCGGCCTGAAGGCCAAGTCCTATATGGACGCCGGCCAGCTGGTGCCGGACGACGTCATCATCGGCATCGTCACGGAGCGGCTGGCAGAGGATGACTGCAAGAACGGCTATATCCTGGACGGGGTGCCCCGCACCATCGCCCAGGCCGCGGCCCTGGAAAAGGCCGGGATCACATTTGACGACGTGATCTCTATTGAGATCTCTGACGAGACCATCATGGAGCGGATGAGCGGCCGCCGTGTCTGCGAATCCTGCGGGGCCAGCTACCACATGGTAGCTGTGCCCCCCAAGCAGGAGGGCGTGTGCGACAAGTGCGGCGGTAAGCTGGTCCAGCGGAAAGATGATGCCCCCGAGACCGTCAAGGCGCGGCTCGAGGTCTATCATAAGGAGACCGAGCCGCTGAAGGACTTCTATGCCCAGCGGGGACTCCTGAAGCCTGTGGAGAATCAGCCCTCTGTGGAAGAGACCTCCCGGGCCATCCTCCACGCACTGGGGAGATGA
- a CDS encoding DNA-directed RNA polymerase subunit alpha, producing the protein MIEIEKPQIECIETPGDATYGKYVVEPLERGYGTTLGNALRRIMLSSLPGTAPTTIKIAGVQHEFSTIPGVKEDVTEIVLNVKGLLTKLHCETVKTVYIEAVGPCEVKAGDIKADGEVEVLNPDMHIATLDNGATLNMEITLSHGRGYVPADRNKPQQNVIGVIAVDSIYTPVYKVNYTVEPTRVGASSDFDKLTLEVWTDGTISARDAVSLGAKILCDHFTLFTDLSENVGSKPTVVEKAEAQRDKVLELTIEELDLSVRSFNCLKRANINTVEDLISKTEDEMMKVRNLGRKSLEEVINKLAMMGLHLADEDNNN; encoded by the coding sequence ATGATCGAAATTGAAAAGCCCCAGATTGAGTGCATCGAGACGCCGGGGGACGCCACATACGGCAAGTATGTGGTGGAACCGCTGGAGCGCGGCTACGGCACCACTTTGGGCAATGCGCTTCGCCGCATTATGCTTTCCTCTCTGCCCGGCACGGCCCCGACCACCATCAAGATCGCCGGCGTGCAGCATGAGTTCTCCACCATCCCAGGTGTCAAGGAAGACGTGACGGAGATCGTCCTGAATGTGAAGGGCCTGCTCACCAAGCTCCACTGCGAGACGGTGAAGACGGTCTACATCGAGGCGGTGGGCCCCTGCGAGGTCAAGGCCGGCGATATCAAGGCCGACGGCGAGGTGGAGGTCCTGAATCCCGACATGCACATTGCCACGCTGGACAACGGCGCGACGCTGAACATGGAGATCACCCTGTCCCACGGACGCGGCTATGTGCCTGCGGACCGCAACAAGCCGCAGCAGAACGTGATCGGCGTCATCGCCGTGGACTCCATCTACACCCCCGTGTATAAGGTCAACTACACCGTGGAGCCCACCCGTGTGGGTGCTTCCAGCGACTTCGACAAGCTGACGCTGGAGGTCTGGACCGACGGGACCATCTCTGCCCGGGACGCCGTGTCCTTGGGTGCGAAGATCCTGTGCGACCACTTCACGCTGTTTACCGACCTCTCTGAGAACGTGGGCAGCAAGCCCACCGTAGTGGAGAAGGCGGAGGCCCAGCGGGACAAGGTGCTGGAGCTGACCATCGAAGAGCTGGATCTCTCCGTCCGCAGCTTCAACTGCCTCAAGCGTGCCAACATCAACACCGTGGAGGATTTGATTTCCAAGACGGAGGACGAGATGATGAAGGTCCGCAACCTGGGCCGCAAGTCCCTGGAAGAGGTCATCAACAAGCTGGCGATGATGGGACTCCATCTGGCTGACGAAGATAACAACAACTGA
- the rpsM gene encoding 30S ribosomal protein S13 produces the protein MARIAGIDLPKDKRIEIGLTYIYGIGRKSAKDILAQTGVNPDTRVKDLSDADEQKLRDAIDSYTVEGDLRRQTALDIKRLTEIGCYRGIRHRKGLPVRGQRSKTNARTRKGPKKTIANKKK, from the coding sequence ATGGCACGTATTGCCGGTATTGACCTGCCGAAGGATAAGCGTATCGAGATCGGCCTCACTTATATCTACGGCATTGGCAGAAAGAGCGCCAAGGACATCCTGGCGCAGACAGGCGTCAACCCCGACACCCGCGTGAAGGATCTGTCCGACGCCGACGAGCAGAAGCTGCGCGACGCCATCGACAGCTATACCGTTGAGGGCGACCTGCGCCGCCAGACCGCTCTGGACATCAAGCGGCTGACCGAGATCGGCTGCTATCGCGGCATTCGCCACCGCAAGGGTCTGCCCGTGCGCGGCCAGCGCAGCAAGACCAATGCGCGGACCCGCAAAGGTCCCAAGAAGACCATTGCCAACAAGAAGAAGTAA
- the infA gene encoding translation initiation factor IF-1 yields the protein MAKSDMIEVEGVVVEALPNTTFQVDIGNGHKILAHISGKLRMNFIRILPGDKVTVEMSPYDLTRGRITWRSK from the coding sequence TTGGCAAAATCCGACATGATTGAAGTGGAGGGTGTCGTGGTGGAAGCCCTGCCCAACACAACGTTCCAGGTAGACATTGGAAATGGACACAAGATTTTGGCACATATTTCCGGAAAACTCAGAATGAATTTCATCAGGATTCTGCCCGGCGACAAGGTGACGGTGGAGATGTCCCCGTATGACCTGACCCGCGGCCGGATCACCTGGCGCAGTAAGTAA
- the lexA gene encoding transcriptional repressor LexA, which translates to MRELSKMQQKIYEYIAACIREQGYPPSVREIGEAVGLKSPSTVHFHLKRLEEAGVIEKGAGKGRAITLRESPKPENQVPVVGNVAAGSPILAEECIEDYLTFDTAGRPGEYFALRVRGESMLNAGILPGDLVVVHSQPTAQHGEIVVALIDDEATVKRLSLKSGQVWLLPENEAYSPIDGTYAQILGKVAAVVRRY; encoded by the coding sequence ATGCGGGAGCTCTCAAAGATGCAGCAGAAAATCTACGAGTACATTGCCGCCTGTATCCGGGAGCAGGGCTACCCCCCCTCGGTGCGGGAGATCGGGGAGGCCGTGGGGCTGAAGTCACCCTCCACAGTCCATTTTCACCTCAAACGGCTTGAGGAGGCAGGCGTCATTGAAAAGGGCGCCGGCAAGGGCCGCGCCATCACGCTGCGGGAATCTCCTAAGCCTGAAAATCAGGTCCCAGTGGTGGGCAATGTGGCGGCCGGCAGCCCCATTCTGGCGGAGGAGTGTATCGAGGACTATTTGACCTTCGATACCGCCGGTCGGCCCGGGGAGTATTTTGCCCTGCGGGTCCGGGGCGAGTCCATGCTGAACGCAGGCATCCTGCCCGGCGACCTGGTGGTGGTTCACAGCCAGCCCACTGCGCAGCACGGTGAGATTGTGGTGGCTCTGATCGATGACGAGGCGACGGTTAAGCGCCTGTCTCTGAAAAGCGGTCAGGTATGGCTGCTGCCGGAGAATGAGGCATATTCCCCCATTGACGGCACCTATGCCCAGATATTGGGCAAGGTGGCCGCCGTGGTGCGGCGCTATTGA
- the rpmJ gene encoding 50S ribosomal protein L36 encodes MKVRPSVKPMCEKCKVIRRKGRVMVICENPKHKQRQG; translated from the coding sequence ATGAAAGTAAGACCGTCCGTAAAGCCCATGTGCGAGAAGTGCAAGGTCATTCGCCGCAAAGGCCGTGTCATGGTCATTTGCGAGAACCCCAAGCATAAGCAGAGACAGGGCTAA
- the secG gene encoding preprotein translocase subunit SecG, whose amino-acid sequence MDALTLVITILQLLCGLAVIVIVLFQSGKSAGLSGAIGGVADSFLSRNKAKTLDAKLARATKWVGAIFLILTLVLLILQG is encoded by the coding sequence ATGGACGCTTTAACGCTCGTCATCACGATCCTGCAGCTTCTCTGCGGTCTGGCAGTCATTGTCATCGTGCTCTTCCAGTCCGGCAAGAGCGCCGGCCTCTCCGGTGCCATCGGCGGTGTGGCCGACTCCTTCCTGTCCCGCAACAAGGCCAAGACTCTGGACGCCAAGCTGGCCCGCGCCACCAAATGGGTTGGGGCCATCTTCCTGATCCTGACGCTGGTCCTGCTGATCCTGCAGGGCTGA